In Zingiber officinale cultivar Zhangliang chromosome 1A, Zo_v1.1, whole genome shotgun sequence, a genomic segment contains:
- the LOC122022818 gene encoding tRNA(His) guanylyltransferase 1-like isoform X1, translating into MANSKYEYVKKFEADDRLPPSNWIVVRIDGCHFHRFSAEHAFEKPNDENALNLMNVCAVSMLEQFPEIVFAYGVSDEYSFIWRENTQFYQRRASKLLSLCVSYFTSMYVMKWKEFFSYKELKGPPYFDGRVVCYPRAKMIRDYLAWRQVDCHINNQYNTCFWMLVKSGKTQKEAQEYLKGTQAKDKNELLFQQFNINYDKLPQMFRKGSCIYREKVEEIVKEDGNANGVTRTRNKVVLGHMDIIGPNFWIQHPYILQED; encoded by the exons ATGGCTAATAGCAAGTACGAGTATGTGAAGAAATTTGAAGCTGACGACAGATTGCCTCCTTCCAATTGGATTGTTGTCAGAATTGATGGTTGTCATTTTCACAG GTTTTCTGCAGAACATGCATTTGAAAAGCCCAATGATGAGAATGCCTTAAACTTAATGAATGTGTGTGCTGTTTCGATGCTAGAACAATTTCCAGAAATTGTGTTTGCTTATGGTGTCAGTGATGAATACAG TTTTATATGGAGGGAAAACACTCAATTTTACCAAAGACGAGCAAG CAAATTGCTTTCACTCTGTGTATCCTATTTCACATCTATGTATGTGATGAAATGGAAGGAATTCTTTTCGTACAAGGAGCTGAAAGGACCCCCATATTTTGATGGACGAGTTGTATGTTACCCAAGAGCAAAAATGATCAGAGACTATCTGGCATGGAGGCAGGTTGACT gtcACATCAACAATCAATACAATACATGTTTTTGGATGTTGGTTAAGTCAGGAAAGACACAAAAGGAAGCACAAGAATATCTCAAG GGCACACAAGCAAAAGATAAGAATGAGCTGCTTTTTCAACAGTTCAATATTAATTATGATAAGCTACCTCAAATGTTCCGAAAAGGATCTTGTATTTATAGAGAAAAG GTGGAAGAAATAGTGAAGGAAGATGGCAATGCCAATGGCGTCACGAGAACTCGAAACAAAGTGGTTCTGGGGCACATGGACATTATAGGCCCCAATTTTTGGATCCAACACCCTTATATTCTCCAAGAGGATTAA
- the LOC122022818 gene encoding tRNA(His) guanylyltransferase 1-like isoform X2, whose amino-acid sequence MANSKYEYVKKFEADDRLPPSNWIVVRIDGCHFHSFIWRENTQFYQRRASKLLSLCVSYFTSMYVMKWKEFFSYKELKGPPYFDGRVVCYPRAKMIRDYLAWRQVDCHINNQYNTCFWMLVKSGKTQKEAQEYLKGTQAKDKNELLFQQFNINYDKLPQMFRKGSCIYREKVEEIVKEDGNANGVTRTRNKVVLGHMDIIGPNFWIQHPYILQED is encoded by the exons ATGGCTAATAGCAAGTACGAGTATGTGAAGAAATTTGAAGCTGACGACAGATTGCCTCCTTCCAATTGGATTGTTGTCAGAATTGATGGTTGTCATTTTCACAG TTTTATATGGAGGGAAAACACTCAATTTTACCAAAGACGAGCAAG CAAATTGCTTTCACTCTGTGTATCCTATTTCACATCTATGTATGTGATGAAATGGAAGGAATTCTTTTCGTACAAGGAGCTGAAAGGACCCCCATATTTTGATGGACGAGTTGTATGTTACCCAAGAGCAAAAATGATCAGAGACTATCTGGCATGGAGGCAGGTTGACT gtcACATCAACAATCAATACAATACATGTTTTTGGATGTTGGTTAAGTCAGGAAAGACACAAAAGGAAGCACAAGAATATCTCAAG GGCACACAAGCAAAAGATAAGAATGAGCTGCTTTTTCAACAGTTCAATATTAATTATGATAAGCTACCTCAAATGTTCCGAAAAGGATCTTGTATTTATAGAGAAAAG GTGGAAGAAATAGTGAAGGAAGATGGCAATGCCAATGGCGTCACGAGAACTCGAAACAAAGTGGTTCTGGGGCACATGGACATTATAGGCCCCAATTTTTGGATCCAACACCCTTATATTCTCCAAGAGGATTAA